The following are encoded in a window of Chlamydiales bacterium STE3 genomic DNA:
- a CDS encoding Uncharacterized protein (Product derived from UniProtKB/Trembl:U4KTC2) has product MLDNIQKHLIEADKFCDHIPVVSSANNLVDLFQKCVVIPSIGSSAVKKNNYYRQLDKKHFLRCIILLIPGLGNIIIDLYDCAKKKGTNKNLLIPPIQNNDELYQKHRDSVLAAIQKDGLALQHASKEHKNDPRVVFAAFQQNKSALKYANKQAVLAIVQQYGLALEYTSEEHKNDPEVALAAVQQDGLALQFASKEIKNNPLIVLAAFQQNKSALKYANKQAVLVIVQQYGWALEYTSEEHKNDPEVALAAVQQYGLALQFASDEIKNNPLIVLAAFQQNKSALRYANKRAVLDILQKYGWALEYTSEEHKNDPEVVFGAVKRDGLALQFASKEIKNNPPIVLAAVKQHRWALQLASEKIKKDKGFMLAAVKQDGLALEFASEENQNNPEVVLAAVQQNGRALQFASDEIKNNPEVALAAVEQNGLALRFASENLKNDKDFMITAVKQDGRELQFASDEIKDNEEVVRTAFKQNRWLLKYANKHAVLTIVQQNGLALRFANEELKDNKEVVLAAVQQNGLALQFASEENQNDLEVVLAAVQQNGLALQFASKEIKNNPEVVLTAVQQNGLALQFAGDGIKNNPTVVLAAVQQNERALQYANEGLKDKNLKDLCNTHFLKQPRSYPLLISLSVEWGFKTEAPFLLFQNLFW; this is encoded by the coding sequence ATGTTAGATAACATTCAAAAGCACTTAATTGAGGCTGACAAATTCTGCGATCATATTCCAGTCGTTAGCTCTGCAAATAATTTAGTTGATTTATTCCAAAAATGTGTTGTTATTCCGTCGATAGGAAGTTCGGCTGTTAAAAAAAACAACTACTACCGACAACTGGACAAGAAACATTTTTTACGCTGCATTATTCTTTTAATCCCTGGCCTAGGAAATATAATTATCGACCTCTATGATTGTGCCAAGAAAAAGGGTACCAATAAGAATTTGCTTATCCCTCCTATTCAGAATAATGACGAACTATACCAAAAACATCGTGATTCAGTTCTTGCCGCTATTCAAAAGGATGGACTTGCGCTTCAGCATGCTAGCAAAGAGCACAAAAATGATCCAAGAGTAGTGTTTGCCGCTTTTCAACAGAATAAATCGGCTCTTAAGTATGCTAATAAGCAAGCAGTGCTTGCCATTGTTCAGCAGTATGGATTGGCACTGGAGTATACTAGCGAAGAACACAAAAATGATCCGGAAGTAGCTCTTGCCGCTGTTCAGCAGGATGGATTAGCGCTTCAGTTTGCTAGCAAGGAGATCAAAAATAACCCACTAATAGTTCTTGCCGCTTTTCAACAGAATAAATCGGCTCTTAAATATGCTAACAAGCAGGCAGTGCTTGTTATTGTTCAGCAATATGGATGGGCACTGGAGTATACTAGCGAAGAACACAAAAATGATCCGGAAGTAGCTCTTGCCGCTGTTCAGCAGTATGGATTAGCTCTTCAGTTTGCTAGCGATGAGATCAAAAATAACCCACTAATAGTTCTTGCCGCTTTTCAACAGAACAAATCCGCTCTTAGGTATGCTAACAAGCGGGCAGTGCTTGACATTCTTCAGAAGTATGGATGGGCGCTGGAGTATACTAGCGAAGAACACAAAAATGATCCGGAAGTAGTGTTTGGCGCTGTTAAGCGGGATGGATTAGCGCTTCAGTTTGCTAGCAAGGAGATCAAAAATAATCCGCCAATAGTTCTTGCCGCTGTTAAGCAGCATAGATGGGCCCTTCAACTTGCTAGTGAGAAGATCAAAAAAGATAAGGGCTTCATGCTTGCTGCTGTTAAGCAGGATGGATTGGCATTAGAGTTTGCTAGCGAAGAGAACCAAAATAATCCGGAAGTAGTGCTTGCCGCTGTTCAGCAGAATGGACGAGCGCTTCAGTTTGCTAGCGATGAGATCAAAAATAATCCGGAAGTAGCTCTTGCCGCTGTTGAGCAGAATGGATTGGCGCTTCGATTTGCTAGCGAAAATCTCAAAAATGATAAGGATTTTATGATTACCGCTGTTAAGCAGGATGGACGGGAGCTTCAGTTTGCTAGCGATGAGATAAAAGATAATGAAGAAGTAGTGCGTACCGCTTTTAAACAGAATAGATGGCTTCTTAAGTATGCTAACAAGCACGCAGTGCTTACCATTGTTCAGCAAAATGGATTGGCGCTTCGGTTTGCTAATGAAGAGCTCAAAGATAATAAAGAAGTAGTGCTTGCTGCTGTTCAGCAAAATGGATTGGCGCTTCAGTTTGCTAGCGAAGAGAACCAAAATGATCTGGAAGTAGTTCTTGCCGCTGTTCAGCAAAATGGATTGGCGCTTCAGTTTGCTAGCAAAGAGATCAAAAATAATCCGGAAGTAGTTCTTACCGCTGTTCAGCAAAATGGATTGGCGCTTCAGTTTGCTGGCGATGGGATCAAAAATAATCCAACAGTAGTTCTTGCCGCTGTTCAGCAGAATGAAAGGGCGCTTCAGTATGCTAACGAAGGGCTTAAAGACAAAAACTTAAAGGATCTGTGTAACACACACTTCCTGAAACAACCTCGATCCTATCCCCTATTAATCTCACTTTCCGTTGAATGGGGCTTCAAAACCGAAGCTCCTTTTTTGCTCTTTCAGAATCTATTTTGGTAG